A genomic stretch from Anaerolinea thermophila UNI-1 includes:
- a CDS encoding TIM barrel protein → MIPFMFGTVGAPLSTPKKPGGSVGAIQHLASLGLYAFELGWVQSVRVSEETCHAIREAAKAYNVQISVHAPYFINLNADDNEWQKSRKRLMDAAYYGALAGATDIIFHPGSYFSMPPSEVLPKAIKRLEGCVRELQEMGTRVTLRPETMGKSAMLGSLEDVLEMSKALPEYVQPCLDFAHLHARTGTGALNTREEWLRVLDQVAETLGADALQSLHIHLSGIEYSEKGEKNHLKLEESDLNLKGLFTALYEKKCTGRILCESPVLEEDALLMKQRWIEWFGE, encoded by the coding sequence ATGATTCCGTTTATGTTTGGTACCGTTGGAGCCCCTCTGTCCACCCCTAAGAAACCGGGGGGCAGCGTGGGGGCAATTCAACACCTGGCTTCCCTTGGTTTATATGCATTTGAACTTGGCTGGGTTCAATCTGTACGAGTTTCTGAAGAAACCTGTCATGCCATTCGAGAGGCTGCCAAAGCGTATAATGTTCAAATCAGTGTTCATGCCCCATATTTCATCAACCTGAATGCCGATGACAACGAATGGCAAAAATCGCGCAAGCGTCTGATGGATGCAGCCTATTACGGTGCCCTAGCCGGCGCCACCGATATTATCTTCCATCCTGGTTCATATTTTTCCATGCCACCTTCAGAAGTGCTCCCTAAAGCCATTAAACGCCTCGAAGGCTGTGTCAGGGAATTGCAAGAGATGGGGACACGGGTAACCTTAAGACCTGAAACGATGGGAAAATCGGCCATGCTGGGCTCCCTTGAAGATGTACTGGAAATGAGCAAAGCCCTTCCAGAGTATGTCCAACCATGCCTGGATTTTGCCCACCTTCATGCCCGTACCGGTACAGGAGCCCTTAACACGCGCGAAGAATGGCTAAGGGTACTTGATCAGGTTGCCGAAACGCTGGGAGCAGATGCGTTGCAGTCTTTGCACATTCATTTATCAGGTATTGAGTATTCCGAGAAAGGGGAAAAAAACCATCTGAAACTTGAAGAATCGGATTTGAACCTGAAAGGATTATTCACCGCGCTTTATGAAAAGAAATGCACCGGCCGCATCCTGTGCGAATCGCCGGTGCTGGAAGAAGATGCTCTCCTAATGAAGCAAAGGTGGATCGAATGGTTTGGAGAATAG
- the ybeY gene encoding rRNA maturation RNase YbeY: protein MIYFFVDEAYEALVRKEPLIRAAEETLRVENHSDSDVTISIQNDEALKSLNAQFMGTEAPTDVLSFTMDFFDPETERQYLGDILISYERAEEQAQTAGHSTENELILLIVHGILHLVGYDHGTEEEKSKMWKTQSEILKQLGCEIKRLPE, encoded by the coding sequence TTTTTGTTGATGAGGCCTATGAAGCATTAGTACGCAAGGAACCTCTAATCCGCGCTGCAGAAGAGACACTTCGCGTTGAAAATCACAGCGATTCGGATGTCACGATAAGCATTCAAAATGACGAAGCCCTCAAATCCTTAAATGCTCAATTTATGGGCACAGAGGCTCCTACTGATGTGCTTTCCTTTACGATGGACTTTTTCGATCCCGAAACAGAACGACAGTATCTGGGAGATATTCTCATCTCGTATGAGCGAGCAGAGGAACAAGCCCAAACAGCCGGGCATTCCACAGAAAACGAGCTCATCCTTCTCATTGTCCACGGCATTCTTCATCTGGTAGGTTATGACCATGGGACAGAGGAAGAAAAGAGTAAAATGTGGAAAACTCAGAGCGAAATTCTCAAACAGTTGGGATGTGAAATTAAGCGGCTTCCAGAATGA
- a CDS encoding diacylglycerol kinase family protein has protein sequence MDEFIRLRLRAFRYAFSGWWYVIRTQRNAWIHAIVSVLTILVCIVLRLPARDWAVIILTIALVWISEFLNTALEAVVDLAMPIHHPLARVGKDVGAAAVLISAITAVLVGIFILGPALWVKIAPVFMR, from the coding sequence ATGGATGAATTCATTCGTCTAAGATTAAGAGCCTTTAGATATGCCTTCTCTGGTTGGTGGTATGTTATTCGTACTCAGCGGAATGCGTGGATTCATGCAATTGTCTCTGTGCTGACCATCCTTGTTTGTATCGTGTTGCGTTTGCCAGCCAGGGATTGGGCAGTGATAATCCTGACCATTGCTCTGGTGTGGATCTCTGAATTTCTAAACACAGCACTTGAAGCCGTTGTGGATTTAGCCATGCCCATCCACCACCCCCTGGCGCGAGTTGGTAAAGATGTTGGCGCAGCAGCGGTGCTCATTTCTGCTATTACTGCCGTTCTGGTTGGGATTTTTATCCTTGGACCTGCGCTATGGGTAAAAATTGCCCCTGTTTTCATGAGGTGA